In a single window of the Mucilaginibacter defluvii genome:
- a CDS encoding SIS domain-containing protein — protein sequence MLESSYNQSLYAADAGMSYLQSVDELIKVLSASVQLEEGIDTAAQAIKRCILNGGKLITCGNGGSAADALHLAEELVGRYKAERRSLPALCLNADVTAITCIGNDYGFEHIYSRQLEGLGKLGDVLVGFSTSGNSPNIIKAFEQAAAQGITTIFMGGKDGGAIKDMCDIQLIVPSNTTARIQEVHTLILHQWLEELDATDWSNLK from the coding sequence ATGCTTGAATCATCATATAACCAAAGCCTTTATGCTGCTGATGCCGGTATGTCCTATCTGCAGTCGGTTGATGAATTAATAAAAGTACTATCGGCAAGCGTGCAGCTTGAAGAGGGTATAGATACCGCCGCTCAAGCTATAAAAAGATGCATACTGAATGGCGGCAAGCTCATAACCTGTGGCAATGGCGGGAGCGCAGCTGATGCACTACATTTAGCCGAAGAACTGGTAGGCCGCTACAAAGCCGAACGCCGCAGCCTGCCCGCTTTATGTTTAAATGCTGATGTAACCGCGATAACTTGTATTGGGAACGATTATGGTTTCGAACATATCTATTCGCGACAGTTAGAAGGCCTGGGCAAACTTGGGGACGTGTTAGTAGGGTTTAGCACCAGTGGTAATAGCCCTAACATAATCAAAGCTTTTGAGCAAGCCGCAGCCCAGGGTATTACCACCATATTTATGGGCGGTAAAGATGGCGGTGCAATAAAAGATATGTGCGATATACAATTGATTGTACCAAGTAATACCACGGCCCGAATTCAGGAAGTACATACCCTGATATTGCACCAGTGGCTTGAGGAACTGGATGCCACCGATTGGAGCAACCTTAAATAA
- a CDS encoding glycosyltransferase, giving the protein MSVVISHPTGNRNVRAVIASLAKSGMLSAFHTTLATHQDSAWLKLLPAKVRAELMRRSYQVPMGSLYTRPALELVRMTLPRLGINSCTEHEKGWASIDAVYRDLDKATAKRLRYFSRDKNINAVYAYEDGALATFKEAKRLGLKCIYDLPIAYWETAQKLLNEEALRMPEWAITLGGGINDSEAKLERKTRELELADVVVGPGSFVMDSLPKWAAAKQRIVSPFGSPCFEHNKETTDINKPLRVLFAGSMGQRKGLGDLFKAIKLLNTKNIELVVMGSLLAPMEFYRKQLPGFTYEPGRSHDQVLELMRSCDVFCLPSIVEGRALVMQEAMSQGLPIIITPNTGGADLVEEGKTGFLVDIRSPQAIAKTIAWFADNRDQLPEMSKKAQVKAAAYTWENYGDNIMQQLSTYTQ; this is encoded by the coding sequence ATGAGTGTAGTTATTTCACATCCAACCGGTAACCGCAACGTGCGCGCTGTTATAGCCAGTTTGGCTAAATCAGGCATGTTGTCTGCATTCCATACCACGCTGGCTACTCATCAGGATTCAGCCTGGTTAAAGTTGCTGCCCGCTAAAGTGCGCGCTGAGCTTATGCGCCGGTCGTATCAGGTACCTATGGGCAGTTTATATACGCGTCCTGCGCTTGAATTGGTTAGGATGACGCTACCTCGTTTAGGTATTAACAGTTGTACTGAGCATGAAAAAGGCTGGGCAAGTATTGACGCCGTTTACCGCGACCTGGATAAAGCCACAGCCAAGCGTTTAAGATACTTCTCGCGAGATAAAAACATAAATGCGGTTTATGCCTACGAAGATGGTGCATTGGCAACCTTTAAAGAAGCTAAGCGCTTAGGTTTAAAATGTATATATGATTTGCCGATTGCTTATTGGGAAACAGCACAAAAGCTGCTTAATGAAGAAGCTTTACGAATGCCTGAATGGGCTATCACTTTAGGTGGCGGCATTAATGATTCGGAAGCTAAGCTTGAGCGTAAAACCCGTGAATTAGAGCTGGCTGATGTTGTCGTGGGGCCGGGTTCATTTGTAATGGATTCACTGCCGAAATGGGCTGCAGCCAAACAGCGTATTGTTTCGCCGTTTGGATCACCATGTTTTGAGCATAACAAAGAAACCACTGATATAAACAAGCCGCTGCGCGTGCTATTTGCCGGTTCAATGGGCCAGCGAAAAGGACTTGGCGATTTGTTTAAAGCCATTAAACTCCTCAATACAAAAAATATAGAATTGGTGGTAATGGGTTCATTACTCGCGCCGATGGAATTTTATCGCAAGCAATTGCCCGGATTTACTTATGAGCCCGGTCGGTCGCACGATCAGGTATTGGAGTTGATGCGATCATGTGATGTGTTTTGCTTGCCCTCAATTGTTGAAGGCAGGGCATTGGTAATGCAGGAAGCCATGAGTCAGGGCTTGCCCATCATCATCACACCAAATACCGGCGGTGCTGATCTCGTAGAAGAGGGTAAAACAGGCTTCCTGGTCGATATCCGCTCGCCACAAGCTATTGCTAAAACGATAGCCTGGTTCGCAGACAACCGCGATCAACTCCCTGAAATGAGTAAAAAAGCACAAGTGAAAGCCGCCGCCTACACATGGGAAAATTATGGCGACAATATTATGCAGCAACTAAGCACTTATACACAGTAA
- a CDS encoding acyltransferase yields the protein MKHNYQLDAMRAIAALAIIAYHYTLFPCGWIGVQFFFVLSGFLISGIVIKNKKASAEVKTGAFFKDFYKRRALRLFPLYFGYIAILALFNFFAGKPEAFDKEWPWLVTYSINFRWLFQDYTFHMVYGHLWSLALEWQFYLIWPFFLWFVPQKRITLILICLLPLSMLVRIAGYSVNEHLPYLVGYNGSATAKALAPYVLPFSHIDAFVFGALLCKVKVRNFLSKPQVIYTCMALVVITGLLLVAFIPSYSLAAIGWPSNLPMAYQWVWGYSLLNLTSAAIIAGIIEKGRARILALSRSSVLQYLGKISYGIYVYHPIVIFGMLNVRDKAPAFAGKPMVELIIVTVISIVIAHLSYEYFEKRFLTKRKPQQVTNDFTSKVTQAPAERLTLELQEVNN from the coding sequence ATGAAACACAACTACCAGCTTGATGCCATGCGTGCCATAGCCGCTTTAGCTATTATCGCCTATCATTACACGCTTTTTCCTTGCGGATGGATCGGGGTGCAATTTTTCTTCGTGTTGTCTGGTTTTTTGATATCGGGCATTGTTATAAAAAACAAAAAAGCTTCAGCAGAAGTAAAAACCGGCGCGTTTTTTAAAGATTTTTACAAACGCCGCGCATTACGTTTGTTCCCATTATACTTCGGCTACATTGCAATACTGGCACTGTTTAATTTTTTCGCCGGTAAGCCCGAAGCTTTCGATAAAGAATGGCCCTGGTTGGTGACCTATTCAATTAACTTCAGGTGGCTGTTTCAGGATTACACATTCCATATGGTCTACGGCCACTTATGGAGTTTAGCGCTTGAATGGCAGTTTTATTTGATATGGCCTTTCTTTTTGTGGTTTGTACCTCAAAAACGGATTACCTTAATATTAATATGCCTGCTTCCACTAAGCATGCTTGTAAGAATAGCAGGCTACTCCGTTAACGAACATTTGCCATACCTGGTTGGCTATAACGGAAGTGCCACAGCTAAAGCGCTTGCACCATATGTATTACCTTTTTCGCATATAGACGCTTTTGTGTTTGGCGCTTTGCTTTGCAAGGTAAAGGTTCGCAATTTTTTAAGCAAGCCACAGGTAATTTACACCTGCATGGCGCTGGTTGTTATCACCGGGTTATTATTAGTAGCCTTTATACCATCTTATTCGTTAGCCGCTATAGGCTGGCCAAGCAATTTGCCGATGGCTTATCAGTGGGTGTGGGGATATTCGCTTTTAAACCTTACCAGCGCCGCCATCATAGCCGGTATCATTGAAAAAGGACGGGCGAGGATATTGGCTTTGTCGAGATCATCAGTGCTACAGTACTTAGGTAAAATATCGTATGGTATTTATGTATATCATCCCATTGTGATATTCGGAATGCTTAATGTTCGTGATAAAGCGCCTGCGTTTGCCGGCAAACCTATGGTAGAGCTAATTATTGTAACAGTAATTTCGATAGTTATTGCACACCTATCATATGAGTACTTTGAAAAAAGATTTCTCACAAAAAGAAAACCTCAACAGGTAACAAACGACTTTACGTCCAAAGTTACCCAAGCACCTGCCGAACGCCTAACACTCGAATTGCAGGAAGTTAACAACTAA
- a CDS encoding NAD(P)-dependent oxidoreductase, translated as MKYNKTILITGASGFLGTWLADELAEQGYNLIGIDMRAPLRPALWDGFATSSLETVDLDRLLQGHKLDAVCHLAGGASVAASVNDPYSDFSSLLPGTARLALYIAKAQSEAKLLFFSSAAVYGNPKTLPITEQTPVMPISPYGIHKATAETLLMNYSRALNLQVVVFRIFSVYGPGLRKQLIYDVTQRAIQAATLGQKSIQLFGTGAESRDFMYVRDVCRAVTSVINQQQGEKYSIYNLASGIESTVADVARCLIGSLNIDMEIAFDGKVPPGDPTNWRADVSKLDDIGFSSVYSLNEGLNEVAQWAKVTV; from the coding sequence ATGAAGTACAATAAAACAATCCTGATAACCGGTGCGTCCGGCTTTTTAGGAACCTGGCTTGCTGATGAATTAGCTGAGCAAGGCTATAACCTGATCGGCATTGATATGCGTGCACCATTGCGCCCGGCTTTGTGGGATGGCTTTGCCACGTCATCATTAGAAACAGTTGATTTGGACAGGTTGCTGCAAGGGCACAAACTGGATGCGGTTTGTCATTTAGCAGGTGGAGCTTCAGTTGCAGCCTCAGTTAATGATCCTTACAGTGATTTTTCGAGTCTGCTGCCCGGCACGGCGAGGTTAGCTTTATATATTGCAAAAGCACAATCCGAAGCTAAATTGCTTTTCTTTTCGAGCGCCGCGGTGTATGGCAATCCTAAAACATTACCTATAACAGAGCAAACACCGGTTATGCCGATATCGCCATATGGTATACATAAGGCCACGGCAGAAACCTTGCTGATGAATTATTCGCGTGCTTTGAATTTACAGGTTGTTGTATTCCGCATATTTTCGGTTTACGGACCGGGCTTGCGCAAACAACTGATATATGACGTTACCCAGCGCGCCATACAAGCGGCTACCTTGGGTCAAAAAAGCATACAGCTGTTTGGTACCGGTGCCGAGAGCCGCGATTTTATGTATGTACGTGATGTATGCCGTGCAGTAACCAGCGTTATTAATCAGCAACAAGGCGAAAAATATTCGATATACAACCTGGCATCAGGGATTGAAAGTACCGTTGCGGATGTTGCCCGCTGCCTGATCGGTAGTTTGAATATTGATATGGAGATCGCTTTTGATGGTAAAGTGCCGCCTGGCGACCCTACCAACTGGCGAGCCGATGTAAGCAAGTTAGACGATATTGGTTTCAGTTCGGTTTATTCGCTTAACGAGGGGCTTAACGAGGTTGCGCAGTGGGCGAAGGTTACCGTTTAA
- a CDS encoding glycosyltransferase, protein MNNKKNILLMGHVDGLGGAQIAYRELIDFVKAEGHNLRIINITDDKKGGRAIDAELVLGRVEHKAPGLFDKIKKYRSLQSAAKKAKRFKPDVFVSIGLSNSSNFITRYLSNDCFKIAQDFIANRSKDEEIWAKSRGSFNGIAVQAPSMLIYWQTNLADASGVNWLPCFPAPPVSGVLRKQNDSAKQQIRLAYFGRLAGNKGLPLLFNTLNTLPDRQNITLDLWGKGEEDANLKKLAGELDLNNIVNFKGGYPADREGAELMASYDGLVLTSTEMEGLPLVLLESMAYGLPFMATNIGAIRDCCIDNPDTVLVEPNQRAISEGLSKLIASIKTKAFDPIRLRNYYDQNFSHKVMADRWRICFNNPKQFFNEVQ, encoded by the coding sequence GTGAATAATAAAAAAAATATTTTGCTAATGGGGCATGTTGATGGCCTCGGCGGTGCCCAGATAGCTTATCGCGAGTTGATTGACTTTGTTAAGGCTGAGGGTCATAATCTCAGGATCATCAATATTACTGACGATAAAAAAGGCGGTCGTGCAATTGATGCCGAACTTGTTTTAGGCCGTGTTGAACACAAGGCTCCAGGCTTGTTTGATAAGATAAAAAAATACCGCTCGCTGCAATCAGCAGCAAAAAAGGCAAAAAGGTTTAAGCCTGATGTATTTGTTAGCATCGGCTTATCAAACTCATCAAATTTTATTACGCGCTATCTAAGTAATGATTGCTTTAAAATAGCGCAGGACTTTATAGCCAACCGCTCAAAGGATGAGGAAATATGGGCCAAAAGCCGCGGCAGCTTTAACGGCATCGCGGTACAGGCGCCATCCATGTTAATATATTGGCAAACCAACCTTGCTGATGCATCGGGCGTAAATTGGTTGCCGTGTTTTCCGGCTCCACCCGTAAGTGGTGTATTACGAAAACAGAATGACAGCGCTAAGCAGCAGATAAGACTGGCTTATTTCGGCAGGTTGGCAGGCAATAAAGGTTTACCGTTACTATTTAATACGCTGAACACTTTGCCGGACAGACAAAATATAACGCTTGACCTGTGGGGAAAGGGCGAGGAAGATGCGAACCTGAAAAAGCTTGCCGGAGAACTTGATCTGAATAATATAGTGAATTTCAAAGGTGGTTATCCGGCCGACAGAGAAGGTGCTGAACTGATGGCATCATATGATGGCTTAGTGCTTACGTCTACTGAAATGGAGGGGCTACCACTGGTGCTGCTTGAATCAATGGCTTACGGCCTGCCGTTTATGGCCACCAACATTGGCGCAATACGCGATTGCTGCATTGATAACCCGGATACTGTTTTGGTTGAACCGAACCAACGAGCTATAAGTGAAGGTTTATCAAAACTGATTGCCAGCATAAAAACCAAGGCTTTTGATCCTATTAGATTGAGAAATTATTACGACCAAAACTTCTCACATAAAGTAATGGCCGACCGCTGGCGTATTTGCTTTAACAACCCTAAACAATTCTTCAATGAAGTACAATAA
- a CDS encoding glycosyltransferase, whose product MKFFFICGSLQVGKDGVGDYVRRLACMLIVDGHQVNAVALKDHHVTVHEDGVQQLNGIELPVLRLPATLSSHERYKLLSKKVKAFSPDMISLQYVGFGFQKYGLPFEMLSGFKKAIAGIKLHVMLHELWCGMAVTAGFKERVLGIMQKHFLKTLISKLKPQRVFTSIKPYHNYLKQIQVEADIVPIFGNIPVNEYGDDQEWKQLGLSKHLSLLSGMENRWLIIGFFGTSYNCPGLHEMLETIDQAAKKAGLKLGVLLIGHSRIQNVAEILKNIPGAVYWQTGALAPAMINRCMQLVDVGIVTSPVDGINKSGAALAWMERGIPVLISAFDKTYDDKEMKKLGIFQASSVNNVIEALNARNKLTPPNYLNKAAEAYLKCV is encoded by the coding sequence ATGAAATTCTTTTTTATCTGTGGATCACTGCAAGTCGGCAAAGATGGCGTTGGTGATTATGTGCGCCGCTTAGCTTGTATGCTGATAGTCGATGGCCACCAGGTAAATGCCGTTGCTTTAAAAGATCATCACGTAACTGTACATGAAGACGGTGTGCAGCAACTTAACGGCATCGAATTACCCGTATTACGGCTGCCCGCGACGCTAAGCAGCCACGAGCGGTATAAGTTGCTGAGCAAAAAAGTTAAAGCCTTTTCGCCAGATATGATAAGCTTACAATATGTAGGTTTCGGGTTTCAAAAATATGGCTTGCCTTTTGAAATGCTTTCAGGTTTTAAAAAAGCAATTGCCGGTATAAAATTGCATGTTATGCTGCATGAGCTTTGGTGTGGTATGGCTGTAACCGCGGGGTTTAAAGAGCGGGTGTTGGGGATTATGCAAAAGCATTTTTTGAAGACTTTAATATCAAAGCTAAAACCACAACGTGTATTTACCAGCATTAAACCCTACCATAATTACTTAAAACAGATACAGGTTGAAGCGGATATAGTGCCCATATTCGGTAATATACCCGTTAACGAATATGGTGATGATCAAGAGTGGAAGCAACTCGGTTTAAGCAAACACTTGTCACTATTATCTGGCATGGAAAACAGGTGGTTGATAATCGGTTTTTTTGGCACAAGCTACAACTGCCCCGGCTTGCATGAAATGCTGGAGACCATTGATCAGGCTGCAAAAAAAGCCGGATTGAAATTAGGCGTATTGCTGATAGGCCATAGTCGCATTCAAAACGTCGCTGAAATACTCAAAAATATTCCCGGTGCCGTTTATTGGCAAACAGGTGCGTTAGCCCCCGCCATGATAAACCGCTGTATGCAGTTGGTTGATGTTGGCATAGTTACCAGCCCGGTAGATGGCATCAATAAAAGCGGGGCAGCCTTAGCATGGATGGAACGTGGAATTCCGGTGCTGATATCCGCTTTTGATAAAACGTATGACGATAAAGAAATGAAAAAGCTTGGCATATTCCAGGCGTCATCTGTAAATAATGTTATTGAGGCTTTAAACGCCAGGAACAAACTTACGCCTCCGAACTATTTAAATAAAGCAGCCGAAGCTTATCTGAAATGTGTGTAA
- a CDS encoding glycosyltransferase family 2 protein, with the protein MSLLAQLPQVSSKKGWAWTKEVDPRIYDTQKHWPKISIVTPSYNQGVFLEETIRSILLQNYPNLEYIVIDGGSTDDSVDILKKYDKWITSWVSEKDNGQANAINKGITLCTGTIFNWINSDDYLAPMSLFYIARAFVKGGSVAGKVHNFYQDNPGFKDIIQNSDLDINNFLSLRDTFHQPGVWCDLDNIRQTGKFSESSSYYFDRIFFTKYFLQFPQVIYNQNVFVHFRYHASSKTIVIRDSKADELISHYYRLIDDPAYRNYKKELQWALDYQLLPEKRISQWEFDNIGKRLHNRLSSYAALLVRYPGLLRTRHYFTKLKRSVI; encoded by the coding sequence ATGTCGTTGTTAGCACAGTTGCCACAGGTAAGCAGCAAAAAAGGTTGGGCTTGGACCAAGGAAGTTGATCCACGTATTTATGATACGCAAAAACACTGGCCAAAAATTTCGATAGTTACCCCAAGTTACAACCAGGGTGTTTTTTTAGAGGAAACCATTCGTTCAATCCTGCTTCAAAATTATCCTAATCTTGAGTACATCGTAATTGATGGCGGCAGTACCGACGATAGTGTTGACATTTTGAAAAAGTACGACAAATGGATAACCAGCTGGGTTAGCGAAAAGGACAATGGGCAGGCTAACGCGATAAATAAGGGCATTACATTATGTACCGGTACTATATTTAATTGGATAAACAGTGATGATTACCTCGCGCCAATGTCGTTGTTTTATATCGCTCGCGCGTTTGTTAAAGGCGGCAGTGTAGCTGGTAAAGTGCATAATTTTTATCAGGACAATCCGGGGTTTAAGGATATTATACAAAACAGTGATCTTGATATAAACAATTTTTTATCGCTCAGAGATACCTTTCATCAGCCCGGTGTTTGGTGCGATCTGGATAACATACGCCAAACCGGTAAGTTCTCCGAAAGCTCATCTTACTATTTCGACCGTATATTTTTCACAAAATATTTTCTGCAATTTCCGCAGGTGATATATAATCAGAACGTGTTTGTACACTTTAGGTATCATGCAAGTTCAAAAACTATTGTAATACGCGATAGTAAAGCCGACGAACTGATCAGCCACTATTACAGGTTGATAGATGACCCAGCTTACAGGAATTACAAGAAGGAACTACAATGGGCGCTTGACTATCAATTGCTGCCCGAAAAACGCATCAGCCAATGGGAATTTGATAACATTGGCAAGCGTTTACATAACCGTCTATCCAGCTATGCCGCATTGCTGGTCAGGTATCCGGGATTGCTTCGCACACGGCACTATTTTACCAAGTTGAAACGCAGCGTGATATAA
- a CDS encoding polysaccharide biosynthesis protein yields the protein MKTETTTALPVSKYTKLLELGKLVTITGAAQLIIQLIGFVSAVIVIRLLPTQQYALYTLVNTMLGTMILLADGGISTGVMSQGGKVWQNRQKLGLVIATGLDLRRKFAVGSLLVAVPVLLYLLVHHGASWLMALLLTLALIPAFFSSLSSTLLEVAPKLTQDIAPLQKIQVHTNILRLILTSLTIFTFPWAYVAIFASGLPPVWANWQLRKKSATYADIDQSPDPVIRKDILTFVKRILPGAIYYCASGQITIWLISVFGSTTAVAQVGALGRLVMVLSVFNVLFSTLIAPRFARLPDSRNLLMGTYLKITFAMILALAVLLLFVWLFPAQILWALGPAYANLHTELFLNIAGSCLGLLAGSSFSLYTHRGWAIKPVILIPLSIAAIAVSAYFLDISTLQGILLLNICVAGFEAVMHMLFSVIMINKVSITN from the coding sequence ATGAAAACCGAAACTACAACCGCGCTGCCGGTATCAAAGTATACTAAACTGCTTGAATTAGGGAAACTGGTAACGATTACTGGCGCAGCCCAACTAATTATCCAATTAATTGGTTTTGTTAGTGCCGTAATTGTTATCCGGTTATTGCCAACACAGCAGTACGCATTGTATACGCTTGTTAATACTATGCTTGGCACCATGATTTTATTAGCAGACGGCGGCATATCAACCGGCGTAATGTCGCAGGGTGGCAAAGTATGGCAAAACAGGCAAAAGCTTGGCCTGGTAATAGCAACAGGACTGGATCTGCGGAGGAAGTTTGCCGTAGGTAGTTTGCTGGTGGCGGTACCGGTTTTGTTATATCTGCTCGTTCATCATGGTGCAAGTTGGTTAATGGCTTTATTATTAACATTGGCACTTATCCCGGCGTTCTTTTCGTCGCTATCGAGTACCTTACTTGAGGTTGCTCCTAAACTGACACAGGATATTGCGCCGCTACAAAAGATACAGGTACATACTAATATTTTGCGCCTGATACTTACATCGCTTACCATATTTACATTTCCGTGGGCATATGTAGCCATATTTGCCTCAGGTTTACCGCCAGTTTGGGCAAACTGGCAGCTTCGCAAAAAATCAGCAACTTATGCTGATATTGACCAGAGCCCGGATCCGGTTATCCGTAAGGATATTTTAACCTTTGTAAAACGCATATTGCCGGGAGCTATTTATTACTGCGCATCAGGGCAGATCACCATTTGGCTGATCTCTGTATTCGGTTCAACTACAGCTGTGGCACAAGTTGGTGCTTTAGGCAGGTTGGTGATGGTTTTAAGTGTTTTCAACGTTCTATTTTCAACCTTGATAGCGCCCCGGTTTGCAAGGCTACCCGACAGTAGAAACTTGTTGATGGGAACGTACCTGAAGATAACATTCGCCATGATATTGGCGTTGGCCGTGTTACTATTATTTGTTTGGTTATTTCCAGCGCAAATACTATGGGCATTAGGTCCGGCTTACGCTAATTTACATACCGAGTTGTTCTTAAACATTGCAGGCAGTTGTTTGGGTTTACTTGCAGGTTCTTCATTTTCGCTATATACGCACAGGGGCTGGGCTATAAAACCTGTTATACTTATACCACTGAGTATAGCTGCAATAGCAGTATCAGCCTATTTTTTAGATATATCTACACTGCAAGGCATTTTATTGCTTAATATATGCGTAGCCGGTTTTGAGGCTGTAATGCATATGTTGTTCAGTGTAATAATGATCAATAAAGTTTCCATAACAAATTAA
- a CDS encoding GumC family protein encodes MKNQRLFLTTGGSDADEDSSKDLRGLFNRYLHAWPYFAVCLVLAFIAAYIHVSNTKPVYDVKAKLAIKDDKSASAEQQALEKIDLAGQPKDIESELEVIRSRPLIRQVVDDLQLWTNYKAAESYSDDDIYATTPVKLNLLESKKGPTYQSITIQIKDANSFMLLNGDEESGPYKFNTPLKNSLGKWSLTATPFVGDYIGKKISVNTQGVEDVVTYYQNAVLVSLNKDAPIIEMEIEDGVPERGKAFLNQLIKAYKLSSIEDKKRATQSTLKFIDVRLSSLSGELTSVEKDVEGFKSSRGLTDISSKSKFYLDNVQSNDTRLSEVNVQLNVISGIERYVNSSNNDGTVPATLGISDPGLISLVDQLSKLQLQRDKLLATTPEQNPIFEPVNRQINATKSAIKETIKGIKSSLVSVQRELQQNNSGFEASIKNIPGQERQYISIKRQQSIKENLYIYLLQKKEEVSLSYASTLTGIHTVEEPYYISPKSKKQVPYVLAFLLGIGIPAAFIYGRDMVKNKVINRAEIEKALTAPVIAEINQEKANKGIVMFDKKGYVIAEQFRVLRTNLQMLLPNKTGRVIMFTSSVGGEGKSFVTSNMAAVLAATNRRVIVLELDMRRPKLAETLKFDTNRPGLSNYFKGEATLEQTVQTSPVHSNITVIGAGLIPENPSELLIGEQLDILIQELRRTYDDVLIDTPPLHLVTDASVLSRVCDATLYLIKQGYTDKSELKFIRQVINEDQLPNLNIVFNGIQRTKYGYGYNYDDSYYISTKHKKRLA; translated from the coding sequence ATGAAAAACCAACGTTTGTTTTTAACCACCGGTGGCAGTGATGCCGACGAAGATTCGTCCAAGGACCTGCGTGGTTTATTTAACAGGTATCTGCACGCCTGGCCATACTTCGCTGTTTGCCTGGTGCTTGCTTTTATAGCTGCATATATCCATGTTAGCAATACTAAGCCGGTGTATGATGTAAAAGCCAAGCTTGCCATAAAAGATGATAAAAGCGCTTCGGCAGAGCAGCAGGCACTGGAAAAAATTGATCTGGCCGGTCAGCCTAAGGATATAGAGAGTGAGCTTGAAGTAATTCGTTCAAGGCCATTGATTCGGCAGGTGGTAGATGATTTACAACTCTGGACTAACTATAAAGCGGCTGAAAGCTATAGTGATGATGATATTTATGCGACTACGCCAGTTAAACTTAATTTGTTAGAAAGTAAAAAAGGCCCTACTTATCAGTCAATCACTATCCAAATAAAAGATGCGAATAGCTTTATGTTATTGAATGGCGATGAAGAGTCTGGTCCATACAAATTCAATACACCACTTAAAAATAGCTTAGGCAAGTGGAGCCTGACAGCAACCCCTTTTGTTGGTGATTACATAGGTAAAAAGATAAGCGTAAATACGCAAGGCGTTGAAGATGTGGTAACCTATTATCAAAACGCGGTTCTGGTATCTCTAAATAAGGATGCGCCGATAATCGAGATGGAAATAGAAGATGGCGTGCCGGAGCGAGGAAAAGCTTTTTTAAACCAACTGATAAAGGCCTATAAACTATCAAGCATTGAAGATAAAAAAAGAGCTACGCAAAGCACGCTTAAATTTATTGACGTACGCTTGTCCTCATTAAGCGGTGAATTAACTTCGGTAGAGAAAGATGTAGAAGGATTTAAAAGCAGCCGCGGCCTTACCGATATATCATCCAAATCAAAATTTTACCTGGATAACGTACAAAGTAATGATACCCGCCTGAGCGAAGTTAATGTTCAACTGAACGTTATCAGCGGCATAGAGCGTTATGTAAATTCAAGCAATAACGATGGTACAGTACCCGCTACTTTAGGTATATCTGACCCTGGATTGATAAGCCTGGTTGATCAGTTATCCAAATTACAATTGCAGCGCGATAAACTGCTAGCTACGACACCTGAGCAGAACCCCATATTTGAGCCCGTTAACAGGCAGATAAACGCTACAAAAAGCGCTATTAAAGAAACTATTAAAGGTATCAAATCATCATTGGTTTCTGTACAACGGGAATTGCAGCAAAACAACTCAGGCTTTGAGGCATCTATCAAAAATATACCCGGACAGGAGCGCCAATACATCAGCATAAAAAGGCAACAAAGTATAAAGGAAAACCTGTACATCTATCTTTTGCAGAAAAAGGAAGAAGTATCGTTAAGTTATGCTTCAACTTTAACCGGTATACATACCGTTGAGGAGCCTTATTATATATCGCCTAAGTCAAAAAAACAAGTGCCTTATGTGCTGGCATTTCTGTTGGGCATTGGCATACCCGCGGCATTTATTTATGGTCGCGATATGGTCAAGAACAAGGTAATCAACCGTGCTGAAATCGAAAAGGCCCTGACAGCGCCTGTAATTGCAGAGATCAACCAGGAAAAAGCTAACAAAGGCATTGTAATGTTTGATAAAAAAGGTTACGTAATTGCCGAGCAATTCAGGGTGTTGCGTACAAACTTACAAATGCTGTTGCCTAATAAAACCGGCCGTGTTATCATGTTCACTTCCAGTGTGGGTGGTGAGGGTAAAAGTTTTGTAACCAGTAATATGGCAGCTGTGCTGGCTGCTACTAATCGCAGGGTTATAGTACTTGAATTGGATATGCGCCGCCCTAAGCTTGCGGAAACATTAAAGTTTGACACTAACCGCCCGGGTTTAAGTAATTACTTTAAAGGTGAAGCTACGCTCGAGCAAACTGTACAAACATCACCGGTGCACAGCAACATTACCGTAATTGGAGCAGGGCTGATACCTGAAAATCCGTCTGAGCTATTGATAGGTGAGCAACTCGATATTCTCATACAAGAATTACGCAGAACATATGATGACGTGTTGATAGACACCCCGCCGCTGCATTTGGTTACCGATGCATCTGTATTATCAAGAGTTTGTGATGCGACACTTTATCTGATAAAACAAGGGTATACCGATAAATCTGAACTTAAATTCATCAGGCAGGTGATTAACGAAGATCAATTGCCGAACCTTAATATCGTATTTAACGGTATTCAGCGCACAAAATATGGTTATGGCTATAATTATGATGATAGCTACTACATCAGCACAAAACATAAGAAAAGATTAGCATAG